The following proteins are co-located in the Streptococcus downei MFe28 genome:
- a CDS encoding FUSC family protein gives MWTFKTGLAVFLILTLFSLLGFEGLQIGCLTAVFSLRENFDKSLHFGTSRIVGNTIGGVYSLIFFGISELFNRPLWVTLVFVPIFTMLTIMTNVAMNNKTGIIGAVAALLIITLSIPEGDTFIYTLARIFETFIGVFVATLVNADIDRIGEHFAKRMAKKD, from the coding sequence ATGTGGACCTTTAAAACAGGATTGGCAGTATTTTTAATTTTAACCCTCTTTTCTCTTCTGGGCTTTGAAGGTCTGCAAATTGGTTGTTTAACTGCGGTCTTTAGCCTGAGAGAAAACTTTGATAAGAGCCTCCATTTTGGAACATCTAGAATTGTCGGTAATACTATTGGTGGGGTCTACTCTCTTATTTTCTTTGGGATTAGTGAACTCTTCAATAGGCCCCTCTGGGTCACCCTAGTTTTTGTTCCTATTTTTACCATGCTGACCATCATGACAAATGTCGCAATGAATAACAAGACAGGAATTATCGGAGCAGTAGCGGCTCTCTTGATTATTACCCTGTCTATTCCAGAAGGGGATACCTTTATCTATACCCTAGCCCGGATTTTTGAAACTTTTATCGGTGTCTTTGTGGCGACTCTGGTCAATGCGGACATTGATCGCATTGGGGAACATTTTGCAAAAAGAATGGCTAAGAAAGACTAG